The following are from one region of the Halarcobacter sp. genome:
- a CDS encoding sodium:solute symporter family protein, protein MELQSLIYLFVGVSFAIYIGIALWAKAGSTKDFYVAGGGVHPVANGMATAADWMSAASFISMAGIIAFKGSDASAYLMGWTGGYVLLAMLLAPYLRKFGKFTVPDFVGDRYYSNVARTVAVICVIFISFTYVAGQMRGVGIVFSRFLQVDVNTGVLIGMAIVFFYSVLGGMKGITYTQVAQYCVMIMAYLIPAIFLSLQVTDTFLPQLSLFGQTTFAFHDGVKVIPEGTYLLHALDTAITDLGFKAYTEPGSLWNMFMLTTALMLGTAGLPHVIVRFFTVPTVKDARISAGYALVFIAIMYTTASSVAAFSRLNLIKNVQNVEYKAFVAGELTHADGSPNDGGWFKTWEQGGLLAWTDRNGDGKIQYGPDAAFEGPKGKPQFDGTNVGPNGERATTNGKPAANSGKIENELYVDRDIMVLANPEIANLPNWVIAFIAAGGLAAALSTAAGLLLVIASAISHDLMGQVIFRDPETGKSKLNEKTELMWARVSAVVAICVAGYLGINPPGFVAQVVAFAFGLAAAAFFPTIILGVFDKRMNKEGAIAGILTGLIFTFGYIIYFVFLGGSKEDYFLGIAPTGIGTVGTILHLIVAFVVSRMTPEPPQEIQELVESIRLPNNAGEAHDH, encoded by the coding sequence ATGGAATTACAATCATTAATTTATTTATTCGTTGGTGTATCTTTCGCTATATATATCGGAATTGCACTTTGGGCTAAAGCTGGTTCTACAAAAGATTTCTATGTAGCTGGAGGGGGAGTTCACCCAGTAGCAAATGGTATGGCTACTGCTGCGGACTGGATGTCAGCTGCTTCATTTATCTCAATGGCAGGTATTATTGCATTTAAAGGTTCAGATGCAAGTGCTTACCTAATGGGTTGGACAGGTGGATATGTTCTACTTGCAATGTTATTAGCACCATACTTAAGAAAGTTTGGTAAATTTACAGTTCCTGATTTCGTAGGTGATAGATACTACTCAAATGTAGCAAGAACAGTTGCTGTTATTTGTGTTATCTTTATTTCATTTACATATGTTGCAGGACAAATGAGAGGTGTTGGGATTGTATTCTCAAGATTCTTACAAGTTGATGTAAATACTGGTGTACTTATCGGTATGGCAATAGTTTTCTTCTACTCAGTATTAGGTGGGATGAAAGGTATTACTTATACTCAAGTTGCTCAATATTGTGTAATGATTATGGCTTATTTAATTCCAGCTATTTTCTTATCTTTACAAGTAACTGATACGTTCTTACCACAATTATCATTATTTGGTCAAACGACATTTGCATTCCACGATGGGGTTAAGGTTATTCCTGAAGGAACTTATCTGTTGCATGCCTTGGATACAGCCATTACTGACTTAGGATTTAAAGCATATACTGAGCCAGGAAGTTTATGGAATATGTTCATGTTAACAACAGCTTTAATGCTAGGTACAGCTGGGCTTCCACACGTTATTGTTAGATTCTTTACGGTTCCAACTGTAAAAGATGCTAGAATCTCTGCTGGATATGCGCTAGTATTTATTGCTATTATGTATACAACTGCATCATCAGTTGCTGCATTCTCAAGATTGAACTTAATTAAAAATGTTCAAAATGTTGAGTATAAAGCATTTGTTGCAGGTGAGTTAACACATGCTGACGGTTCTCCAAATGATGGTGGATGGTTCAAAACTTGGGAACAAGGTGGATTATTAGCTTGGACAGATAGAAATGGTGATGGTAAAATTCAATATGGTCCAGATGCAGCATTTGAAGGACCTAAAGGTAAACCACAATTTGATGGTACTAATGTTGGGCCAAATGGTGAAAGAGCTACAACAAATGGTAAACCAGCTGCAAATAGTGGAAAAATTGAAAATGAATTATATGTTGATAGAGATATTATGGTTCTTGCAAATCCAGAGATTGCAAACTTACCTAACTGGGTAATTGCATTCATCGCAGCTGGGGGTCTTGCAGCAGCATTATCTACAGCAGCAGGTTTATTACTTGTAATTGCATCAGCAATTTCACATGACCTTATGGGGCAAGTAATATTTAGAGATCCAGAAACTGGAAAATCTAAATTAAATGAGAAAACAGAGTTAATGTGGGCAAGAGTTTCAGCAGTAGTTGCTATTTGTGTTGCTGGTTACTTAGGAATTAACCCTCCAGGTTTCGTTGCACAAGTTGTTGCGTTTGCATTTGGTTTAGCAGCAGCAGCATTCTTCCCAACAATTATCCTTGGGGTATTTGACAAAAGAATGAACAAAGAAGGTGCAATCGCTGGTATCTTAACTGGTTTAATCTTTACATTTGGATACATTATTTACTTTGTATTCTTAGGTGGATCAAAAGAGGATTATTTCTTAGGAATTGCTCCTACAGGAATTGGTACAGTTGGTACAATACTTCACTTAATCGTGGCATTCGTTGTATCAAGAATGACTCCAGAACCTCCACAAGAGATTCAAGAGCTTGTTGAGTCTATCAGACTTCCAAACAATGCTGGTGAGGCACACGATCACTAA
- a CDS encoding DUF4212 domain-containing protein: protein MSPEKAEAYWKENISTILKLLVVWFVVSFGCGILFINELNTIEISGVKLGFWFAQQGAIYVFVVLIFVYVAKMSAIDEKYGVHE, encoded by the coding sequence ATGAGTCCAGAGAAAGCAGAAGCTTATTGGAAAGAGAATATCTCAACTATTCTTAAATTATTAGTTGTTTGGTTTGTAGTCTCTTTTGGATGTGGTATTTTATTTATTAATGAGTTAAATACAATTGAAATCAGTGGTGTTAAACTAGGATTTTGGTTTGCACAACAAGGTGCAATTTATGTATTCGTTGTTCTAATTTTTGTTTATGTAGCAAAAATGAGTGCTATTGACGAAAAATATGGCGTACATGAATAA
- a CDS encoding response regulator transcription factor, with protein sequence MKILLLEDELMLNNAISEYLKGIGHMVESFTDGEEVVNSVDGSFDLLILDINVPKKDGFEILQDLNARRVYIPTIYITALNDIEDITRAYDLGCREYIKKPFHLEELGIKINQILKKDQKSTSHVRFSENYSYSKEKKTLYFNGEPQALTKKQLDIIHILALNINMIVDFERFRVDIWGGENIDNPTIRAEISRLKKGLKEDFIKNIRGLGYKIDRFYSV encoded by the coding sequence ATGAAAATACTGCTTCTTGAAGATGAATTAATGCTAAACAATGCAATCTCTGAGTATTTAAAAGGGATTGGGCACATGGTTGAGAGTTTCACTGATGGTGAAGAGGTTGTTAACAGTGTTGACGGATCATTTGATTTATTAATCTTAGATATTAATGTACCTAAAAAAGATGGTTTTGAAATCTTACAAGATTTAAATGCCAGAAGAGTATATATTCCAACAATATATATTACTGCTTTAAATGACATAGAAGATATTACTAGAGCATATGATTTAGGCTGTAGAGAATATATTAAAAAACCTTTTCATTTAGAAGAGTTAGGTATAAAAATAAATCAAATATTAAAAAAAGACCAAAAAAGTACTTCCCATGTAAGATTTTCAGAAAACTATTCTTACTCAAAAGAGAAGAAAACTTTATATTTCAATGGAGAACCCCAAGCTCTTACAAAAAAACAGCTAGATATTATCCATATTTTAGCTCTTAATATTAACATGATTGTTGACTTTGAAAGATTTAGAGTTGACATCTGGGGTGGAGAAAATATTGACAATCCAACTATAAGAGCAGAGATTTCTAGACTAAAAAAAGGTTTAAAAGAAGACTTTATCAAAAATATTAGAGGTCTTGGCTATAAAATTGACAGATTTTATTCTGTTTAA
- a CDS encoding cache domain-containing protein gives MVKAKSLYHLILYSIFFIVLLTSSFTFIIIDNAFDEFQEKIEIIKTDYTNKQKDLIQADIKKTLNYIKYYHDKFKNKKSEELIKKDILESLEIMRKHGNLNNYIFIYDFNGTSLYYPVSKDYIGKNLYEFKDPSGKKVIQELIDISKNKNGGFIQYIWYKPEIRKDALKISYALSYEPWNWTIGRGIYLDEIDKIVKVKKEEYDEKISNYVLQIMSLTIMLVLYSIFIYKNATILIVNDVKEIGKYLKESQKDDNRIKQDRLIFGEFKVIANFAYDAMHNIKDKNIMLQELNKHLEETVNHQTKELQNLIDSQKKFLKNSVHEINTPLSIIRTNIDLLKMHSEDNKYVSNIESGAKIIQYIYDDLSYLIKKDRVDYPKEYIDFSEFLKERLNFFDGIATANDLMFTTNIDEDIYIKFNRLELQRIVDNNISNAIKYSFAKSSIYVRLTYFNDEYVEFSVKTNSDKIEDINKIFNDFYRENNSRGGFGLGLRIVKEICDKNLVIIKLESTDNETKFTYRFKINENTAS, from the coding sequence ATGGTTAAAGCAAAATCTCTATATCACTTAATTTTATATAGTATATTTTTTATTGTTTTACTTACCTCCTCTTTTACTTTTATAATTATTGATAATGCTTTTGATGAGTTCCAAGAAAAGATTGAGATAATAAAAACTGACTATACAAATAAACAAAAAGATTTAATACAAGCAGATATTAAAAAAACTTTAAATTATATTAAATATTATCATGATAAATTCAAAAATAAAAAATCAGAAGAACTCATAAAGAAAGATATTCTAGAATCCTTAGAGATTATGAGAAAACATGGAAATCTAAACAATTATATATTTATATATGATTTTAATGGTACCTCACTTTATTATCCTGTATCAAAAGATTATATAGGGAAAAATCTATATGAATTTAAAGATCCCTCAGGTAAAAAAGTAATTCAAGAGTTAATAGATATATCAAAAAATAAAAATGGTGGATTTATACAATATATTTGGTATAAACCTGAGATTAGAAAAGATGCACTTAAAATATCTTATGCTTTATCTTATGAACCTTGGAATTGGACTATAGGTCGAGGTATTTATCTTGATGAGATTGATAAGATAGTAAAAGTAAAAAAAGAGGAATATGATGAGAAAATCTCTAATTATGTTCTTCAAATTATGTCTTTAACTATTATGCTTGTACTTTATTCAATTTTCATTTACAAAAATGCTACTATATTAATTGTTAATGATGTAAAAGAGATAGGAAAATATCTTAAAGAATCTCAAAAAGATGATAATAGAATTAAACAAGATAGATTAATCTTTGGAGAATTTAAAGTTATTGCAAATTTTGCATATGATGCTATGCATAATATAAAAGATAAAAATATTATGTTGCAAGAACTAAATAAACATCTAGAAGAAACGGTAAATCATCAAACAAAAGAACTACAAAACCTAATTGATTCACAAAAGAAGTTTTTGAAAAACTCTGTACATGAGATAAATACACCTTTATCTATTATTCGTACAAACATCGATTTACTTAAAATGCATTCAGAAGATAACAAATATGTATCAAATATAGAAAGTGGAGCAAAAATCATCCAATACATTTATGATGACCTTTCATATCTAATAAAAAAAGATAGAGTTGATTATCCTAAAGAGTACATAGATTTTTCAGAATTTTTAAAAGAGAGACTTAATTTCTTTGATGGTATTGCAACAGCAAATGATTTAATGTTTACAACAAATATAGATGAAGATATTTATATTAAATTTAATCGATTAGAATTACAAAGAATTGTTGATAACAATATCTCAAATGCAATCAAGTATTCCTTTGCAAAATCTAGTATTTATGTAAGACTTACATATTTTAATGATGAATATGTGGAATTTAGTGTAAAAACAAATTCTGATAAAATTGAAGATATAAATAAAATTTTTAATGATTTTTATAGGGAAAATAATTCACGTGGAGGCTTTGGTTTGGGGCTTCGAATAGTAAAAGAAATATGTGATAAAAATTTAGTTATAATCAAACTTGAATCAACTGACAATGAAACAAAATTTACTTATAGGTTTAAAATAAATGAAAATACTGCTTCTTGA